Proteins from one Telopea speciosissima isolate NSW1024214 ecotype Mountain lineage chromosome 1, Tspe_v1, whole genome shotgun sequence genomic window:
- the LOC122662266 gene encoding armadillo repeat-containing protein LFR, with the protein MQKREQGKVGGATGGATPLTAKRGRPFGSGSNNAAAAAAAADSAAPSTLLGPSLQVHSSFADQNNKRIVLALQSGLKSELTWALNTLTLLSFKEKDDVRRDATPLAKIPGLLDGLLQVIDDWRDIALPKELVKGPRVRLLGANSVVSGFGNEYEALSSNDAHPNPGMGSGSSNTEGSSQKNMMRPSPSEWWFDEDGLFNQDEEGRAEKQQCAVGASNIIRNFSFMPDNEVIMAQHRHCLETVFQCIEDHVTEDEELVTNALETIVNLAPLLDLRIFSSSKPSYIKISEKRAVQAIMSMLGSSVKAWHCAAAELLGRLIINPDNEPFLLPFAPQIYKRLVDLLSLPAADAQAAAVGALYNLAEINMDCRLKLASERWAVDRLLKVIKNPHPVPEVCRKAAMILESLVSEPQNRNLLLAYENSFAEIVFSDGKYSDTFARILYELTSRPNNKMTATRGVWGMPS; encoded by the exons ATGCAGAAGAGGGAGCAAGGCAAGGTGGGCGGAGCCACGGGTGGTGCCACCCCTCTGACGGCGAAGCGAGGTCGTCCTTTTGGTAGTGGAAGCAACAATGCTGCTGCTGCCGCTGCGGCAGCCGATTCCGCTGCACCGTCAACTCTCCTGGGTCCATCTCTCCAAGTTCATAGTTCTTTCGCCG accaaaacaacaaaagaatagTTCTGGCTCTTCAAAGTGGACTAAAGAGTGAGCTGACATGGGCATTGAACACTCTCACCTTGCTCTCCTTCAAAGAAAAGGATGATGTACGCAGAGATGCCACCCCTCTGGCTAAAATACCAGGGTTGCTGGATGGGCTTCTTCAAGTT ATAGATGATTGGCGTGACATTGCTCTTCCAAAAGAACTCGTAAAGGGGCCAAGGGTCAGATTGTTGGGTGCAAATTCTGTAGTTTCAGGATTTGGGAATGAATACGAGGCATTGAGCTCAAATGATGCTCACCCGAATCCTGG CATGGGATCTGGTTCATCCAATACAGAGGGCTCAAGCCAAAAGAACATGATGCGGCCTAGCCCCTCAGAATGGTGGTTTGACGAAGATGGTTTATTTAATCAGGATGAAGAAGGGAGGGCAGAAAAGCAACAGTGTGCTGTTGGTGCTTCAAATATAATACGGAACTTCTCTTTCATGCCTGATAACGAGGTGATTATGGCCCAGCATCGGCATTGCTTGGAAACAGTTTTCCAATGCATAGAGGATCACGTCACAG aggatgaggagctTGTGACAAATGCCCTTGAGACAATAGTAAATTTAGCACCATTGCTTGACCTTCGGATCTTCAGCTCATCAAAGCCATCCTACATCAAAATAAG TGAGAAACGGGCAGTTCAAGCCATCATGAGCATGCTGGGATCATCAGTCAAAGCCTGGCACTGTGCAGCTGCTGAATTGCTTGGTCGCCTGATAATAAATCCAGATAATGAGccattccttcttccttttgctCCACAG ATATACAAGCGTTTAGTTGATCTTCTGAGCTTACCAGCAGCAGACGCACAAGCAGCAGCTGTTGGAGCACTTTATAACCTTGCAGAAATCAATATGGATTGCAGGTTGAAGCTTGCAAGTGAGAGATG GGCAGTTGATAGGCTACTGAAAGTGATCAAGAATCCACATCCTGTACCTGAAGTTTGCCGCAAAGCTGCAATGATACTGGAGAGCCTCGTCTCAGAGCCACAGAACAGGAACCTGCTTTTAGCTTATGAGAATTCCTTTGCTGAGATTGTTTTCTCAGATGGCAAGTATTCTGATACTTTTGCTAGGATCTTATATGAGTTGACATCTCGACCTAACAACAAAATGACTGCAACTCGTGGTGTTTGGGGCATGCCATCGTAG